A stretch of the Bdellovibrio sp. 22V genome encodes the following:
- the flhB gene encoding flagellar biosynthesis protein FlhB codes for MSEDNGEKTEQATDARREEFRKKGNVAHTKELASAVLLLAAAGGVYALGRFFFKNLFEVFHYSFGNDMVVLVREGNFTEAFRFCGEKAFILIAPVMGITGILGAASSIMQVGFLQVEDALSPNFEKLSPVEGFKRIFSLRAVVEALKSILKMAAVGIVVYFLLRGEVRQVPYMLTFSVEQIISYIGTVVVKLLGGVGAVMLIIALADYFYQRWDLEKKMMMTKQEVKEEHKQREGDPMIKSRIRRIQREMASKRMMSEVPKADVVITNPTHIAVVLKYTDNLPAPQLIAMGADHVAEKIKEIARENNIPIVENKPLARTIFKTMKIGQVIPRELFVAVAEVLSYVYRLRRKKR; via the coding sequence ATGTCTGAGGACAACGGCGAAAAAACCGAACAGGCGACGGACGCGAGACGGGAAGAGTTTCGCAAAAAAGGGAACGTCGCTCATACAAAGGAACTTGCGTCAGCAGTGCTATTGCTTGCTGCGGCTGGTGGCGTGTATGCGTTGGGCCGTTTCTTCTTCAAAAATCTCTTCGAAGTTTTTCATTATTCATTCGGAAATGACATGGTCGTATTAGTGCGTGAAGGTAATTTCACGGAAGCCTTTCGCTTCTGCGGTGAAAAAGCTTTCATTCTGATTGCGCCTGTTATGGGTATCACCGGTATTCTCGGTGCGGCCTCGTCGATCATGCAAGTCGGTTTCTTGCAAGTGGAAGACGCCCTTTCTCCTAATTTCGAAAAATTGAGCCCGGTAGAGGGCTTTAAACGTATTTTCAGTTTGCGTGCCGTTGTTGAGGCTTTGAAGTCGATTCTAAAAATGGCCGCGGTGGGAATTGTTGTTTATTTCCTTCTTCGTGGGGAAGTCAGACAAGTTCCCTACATGCTGACGTTCTCAGTAGAACAAATCATCTCTTATATCGGCACGGTTGTCGTAAAACTCTTGGGCGGCGTTGGTGCCGTCATGCTTATCATCGCGTTGGCGGATTACTTCTATCAACGTTGGGATCTTGAAAAAAAGATGATGATGACCAAACAAGAAGTCAAAGAAGAACACAAGCAGCGCGAGGGTGATCCGATGATCAAATCGCGCATTCGCCGTATTCAGCGTGAAATGGCGAGTAAGCGCATGATGTCCGAGGTTCCCAAGGCCGATGTGGTCATCACGAATCCGACACATATTGCGGTTGTTCTTAAGTATACGGACAACTTGCCGGCGCCACAGCTTATCGCGATGGGCGCGGATCACGTTGCGGAAAAAATTAAAGAGATCGCTCGCGAAAACAATATTCCTATCGTGGAAAACAAACCGTTGGCGCGAACGATCTTTAAGACAATGAAAATTGGACAAGTCATTCCTCGAGAGCTCTTCGTCGCCGTCGCCGAAGTGCTTTCGTATGTTTATCGTTTGCGTAGGAAGAAAAGATAA